A genomic window from Silene latifolia isolate original U9 population chromosome 11, ASM4854445v1, whole genome shotgun sequence includes:
- the LOC141611536 gene encoding uncharacterized protein LOC141611536, whose amino-acid sequence MDKENSSFEMVPTANDSRTQPEDENHVKSEDANDVKPKDAANDVKPKDAANDVKPKDAANDVKSEDDDVESDDDDDDLESEDDDAESEDEDDMEGEEEDYRKPWLDGGRIEFQVRLYAEAALKYLNKQEGGKKYELVEPGPVYGATISRGPMLHFNFKAKPKDCPDAQVETFFVQMRMYKALVIDLCVSLGPSETLPHWRNAYVGGCRYCGDMVHHPSEKSEKLLWGVKGEDADWLYGKRQHT is encoded by the exons AACGCAGCCTGAAGATGAGAATCATGTGAAGTCCGAAGATGCAAATGATGTAAAACCCAAAGATGCAGCAAATGATGTAAAACCCAAAGATGCAGCAAATGATGTAAAACCCAAAGATGCAGCAAATGATGTCAAGTCTGAAGATGACGATGTAGAgtcagatgatgatgatgatgatttagAGTCTGAAGATGATGATGCAGAATCTGAAGATGAGGATGATATGGAAGGTGAAGAGGAGGATTATCGAAAACCATG GTTAGATGGCGGCCGTATTGAATTTCAAGTTCGTTTGTATGCGGAGGCTGCCTTAAAATACTTGAATAAACAG GAGGGTGGTAAAAAGTATGAGCTGGTAGAGCCTGGACCTGTATATGGAGCAACAATTTCCCGTGGTCCGATGCTTCACTTCAATTTCAAAGCTAAGCCAAAAGACTGTCCAGATGCTCAAGTTGAAACTTTCTTTGTTCAAATGAGGATGTATAAGGCTCTCGTTATTGATCTCTGTGTGTCCTTGGGGCCTAGTGAAACGCTACCTCATTGGC GTAATGCGTATGTTGGTGGTTGTCGATACTGTGGTGATATGGTTCATCACCCTTCTGAAAAATCTGAGAAATTATTATGGGGGGTCAAAGGGGAAGACGCCGACTGGCTTTATGGTAAAAGACAGCACACTTAA